A genomic window from Nocardioides sp. BP30 includes:
- a CDS encoding ABC transporter ATP-binding protein, translated as MSAAPRRSALATQFDGARAHPRAAAVAALAGVVNGATMVFGAGAIGWTTDHLVTPALTGHPVAASTWWAGAGAILGISAVRWSTIFVRGLATGRVQYRAQAETRRAVVRRYLDLELRWHRQRSPGQLLAHAVSDVDATWAPMQWAYFALGMVVMLLLALAQMFQRSPVLGAVGAGLVVLVLGANLVYQRLLAPRTRAGQAARAAVGALAHESVEGDPVVRSLGLTATEEERFGTAVDRLREANLRIARVSSVFDPVLELLPTVAVLAVLAAGAPQVENGALTVGDLVGTVYLLLTISIPLNVISRFLSMLPLSSAGAERVGSVLDDPGTDRFGADGLPRREALAVTLTGVGVSPAGRSILEGVSLTLPPGSVTAVVGAVGAGKSTLLQVAGGQVPPDAGVVRFDGIDVRRLARGTVPESVAVVTQSPFLFAESIRDNLTLSGHPREHRPYRDDELWAALEVAAADDLVRRLPDGLDTVVGERGATLSGGQRQRLCLARALLRAPGLLVLDDATSALDPRVERQVLDALARLVADGGPTVLLVANRPGALALADQVVLLSNGRVAASGRHHDLLATRPDYVRIVTAYQPAGGDGADALEAAADAS; from the coding sequence ATGAGCGCCGCGCCGCGGCGCTCGGCCCTGGCGACGCAGTTCGACGGGGCGCGCGCCCACCCCCGCGCGGCTGCGGTCGCCGCCCTGGCAGGCGTCGTCAACGGCGCCACGATGGTGTTCGGGGCCGGGGCGATCGGTTGGACCACCGACCATCTGGTCACGCCCGCGCTGACCGGCCATCCGGTGGCGGCGAGCACCTGGTGGGCCGGGGCCGGTGCGATCCTCGGCATCTCGGCGGTGCGCTGGAGCACCATCTTCGTGCGCGGGCTCGCCACCGGCCGGGTGCAGTATCGCGCGCAGGCCGAGACCCGCCGGGCGGTCGTACGCCGCTACCTCGACCTCGAGCTGCGCTGGCACCGGCAGCGCTCCCCCGGTCAGCTGCTCGCGCACGCCGTCTCCGACGTGGACGCGACCTGGGCGCCGATGCAGTGGGCCTACTTCGCCCTCGGCATGGTGGTGATGCTGCTGCTCGCGCTGGCCCAGATGTTCCAGCGCTCCCCGGTGCTCGGCGCCGTCGGTGCGGGTCTGGTCGTGCTGGTGCTCGGCGCGAACCTGGTCTACCAGCGCCTGCTGGCACCGCGTACCCGCGCCGGGCAGGCCGCACGGGCGGCCGTCGGAGCGCTGGCCCACGAGTCGGTCGAGGGCGACCCGGTGGTGCGCAGCCTCGGGCTGACCGCGACCGAGGAGGAGCGCTTCGGCACGGCGGTGGACCGGCTGCGCGAGGCCAACCTCCGGATCGCACGGGTCAGCTCGGTCTTCGATCCCGTCCTGGAGCTGCTGCCGACGGTAGCCGTGCTGGCGGTGCTCGCAGCCGGAGCACCCCAGGTCGAGAACGGCGCGCTGACGGTCGGCGATCTCGTCGGCACCGTCTACCTCCTGCTGACGATCTCGATCCCGCTGAACGTGATCAGTCGCTTCCTGTCCATGCTGCCGCTCTCCTCGGCCGGGGCCGAGCGGGTCGGCTCGGTGCTGGACGACCCGGGCACCGACCGCTTCGGCGCGGACGGGCTGCCTCGGCGGGAGGCGCTCGCGGTGACGCTCACCGGCGTCGGCGTCTCGCCCGCCGGCCGCAGCATCCTGGAGGGCGTCTCGTTGACGCTGCCGCCGGGCTCGGTGACGGCTGTCGTCGGCGCGGTCGGCGCCGGCAAGTCGACGCTGCTCCAGGTGGCGGGCGGGCAGGTCCCGCCCGATGCGGGAGTCGTGCGCTTCGACGGCATCGACGTACGGCGTCTCGCCCGGGGCACCGTGCCCGAGAGCGTCGCCGTCGTCACGCAGTCCCCGTTCCTCTTCGCCGAGAGCATCCGCGACAACCTGACCCTGTCCGGCCATCCGCGCGAGCACCGTCCCTATCGCGACGACGAACTGTGGGCGGCCCTCGAGGTCGCGGCAGCGGACGACCTCGTGCGCCGGCTCCCCGACGGTCTCGACACCGTTGTCGGCGAGCGCGGCGCGACGCTCTCGGGCGGCCAGCGCCAGCGCCTGTGCCTGGCCCGGGCACTGCTCCGCGCACCCGGGCTGCTGGTGCTCGACGACGCCACCTCGGCGCTCGACCCCCGGGTGGAGCGTCAGGTCCTCGACGCGTTGGCGCGGCTGGTGGCCGACGGCGGCCCGACGGTGCTGCTGGTCGCCAACCGCCCGGGCGCGCTCGCGCTGGCCGACCAGGTGGTGCTGCTGAGCAACGGCCGGGTGGCCGCCTCGGGACGCCACCACGACCTGCTCGCCACCCGGCCGGACTACGTCCGGATCGTGACGGCCTACCAGCCGGCGGGGGGTGACGGAGCCGATGCCCTCGAAGCTGCCGCGGACGCCTCCTGA